CAGAAAGGTAGACAAACCAGTATCTTCTACCATCACCAATAATAACCCAACGCCTGTTTCTAGCCTTATTCAGAAAAAGACCAGTGTAAACGCCGCTCCAGCTAGCTATGTACCTTCTCCTGATTTTGCACCTAGCGATACCCGAAATTTGCAGGAAGGCAACAAAGTGGAACACCTAAAGTTTGGTTTTGGTACTGTCAAAAAAATGGATATTAATGGTAACGACCGTAAAGCTATCATTGTGTTTGAAGGAGGTGTAGGCGAAAAAACATTACTATTAAGTTTTGCCAAACTCAGGATTCTCTCATAAATGATACAAGGATATGGCCGCTTTATACGTTATTGGATTATTTAATTTGTAAACATCATGAAAAAAATTGTTATTCTTCTTTTTGTAGGTTTATTATTGTTTGGAAGTATGATACCCAAACTCATCAATATTTTTAGGAAAGATGATGAAGTAAGCACAATTAGTAATAACCCAACCAATGCAGTACCTAATGAACCTCTTTTTGTCAAAGAAGGGGAATTAGTCTTTTTGAAAAATAACAAACAACTAACCATTGAGGTAGCCGACAACGAAGCCGAAACGACGCAGGGCTTGATGTATCGTAAAAGTATGCCCGATAGCTGTGGAATGCTGTTTGTATTTCCCGATAGCCAAGAACGCAGCTTTTGGATGAAAAATACATATATTCCCTTAGACATTCTGTATTTAGATAGTCAAAAACAAATTCTTACGATTCAGGCTAACCGCACACCCTTTTCTGAAGAGGCTATTCCTTCTCTCAAAGAAGCTCAATATGTATTAGAAGTAAATGCTGGATACTGCCAAAGAAATGGGATTCAGCAAGGCGATAAAGTTGATTTCAAGATTCAATAGTATTATTTTATCCTATACAGTGAAGAGAATGAGTGATTCTGAAATGTAACATAAAAATGGAAGTCATCCCGAATATTTAGAACAAATAAGGCGGTCGAAATTAGTTTTTCGACCGCCTTGTTTGTTTAATAGCCTAACAGTTATATATTTTTTTCCAATAAATACTAACAACAGGTCTCTATTGCAAATTATCCCGCAATTCAGAATGACACATATTTAGGTTTTCTCATTCCTATTTCGTTTGTCGGGCATACCAGTACAAATTTACAGGAAGATTATAATCGGTAGTTTCGCCAATGGTAAAATACCCCTTGGCATCCAAAGAAAAGCAAATACCTTCGCCTTGTGCCTCTTTTGAAGCATCATAATTATAATTGGTCAAAGAAGCAGGACGAAGCAATACCTGTGGGAGAGTCTCACCAGTTTTTCTCCTCCAATGAAAAATCTGACCATAATTACGAACCAAAATTTCTTGATTATCGGGCGATATATCGCCAGCAGTAATATAAAAGAGTTGGTTTATGGCTGTAGAAAAAGAAACCTCTTCTACAAATTCGGCTGTTGTTGTCTGGGTATATGATTGTGGATATTTCAATCTATATAAACGTTGTTTATTTTCTCGTTTCGACAAAATATAAATATCTTTTGTGGCATGATCAATCATCATACACTCAGCATCACGCGGGCCATCGGGATACACAAAATTAATGGCTTTTACACCAGTAAGCGTAATTTTTGAAGAAGCCTGAACCGTTTGGCTGCTTGTATTGGGTTCTAATACACGGTAGATTGTACAGCTTGGGTATTGGGCATTGTTATCACCTATATCAGCTATGTACAAATAATTACCATCATCAAACTTCGTAATAGCAATATCTTCCCAATCACGGTTAGTTGCACCTTCCAAATAAAACTCTTTTGTCCCTTGTCCTTTATTATCTATTAGAAAAATTCTATTTGAATCGCCACTATCATTATGAACCCAAAGCATTCCAGGGTTAGTATAACTAGCTATAATACCCGATGCTTCATCCAAAGCCTTGTTCTGGATCGAGCCTACATTAGCACCAGCCTCAAAAGTATCAATAGGAGTATCAATAGGCGTAGGATTGTCGTCACAAGAAATTAGCAATCCTAAAATCAGTATACTATACAGTAATTTCATTAAAGTATGTGTTTCGCAAAAGAGTACGACTAGGTAAGTTCTCTGCTTGTTTCATCGGTTTCTTCGGTTCTAATAGTCACCTTTACCCTTTTTATGCGGCGAGTGTCTACAGAAGCAATTCTAAATCTAAATTTATCAAAGTCAATTTCCTCACCTGCATGTGGTAGTCGAGTAAACAGCTCGATGAGTAAACCCGCCAAAGATTCGCTTTCGCCCTTGGCTTTATCAAAAAAGTCGTTATCTATACTTAACGCCCTACAAACATCATTTAGTGTTACTTTTCCTTCAAACTCAAACGAGCCATCTTCCAAAAGCTTATATCCTACTTCCTCTTCATCGTATTCGTCGTTGATATCACCCACGATTTCCTCAATAATATCTTCCATCGTAATAATGCCTTCGGTTTCACCATATTCGTTTACCACAACAGCCATGTGTACTCTTTTCTCTTGAAAATCGTACAGCAAGTCATCTATTTTCTTACTTTCAGGAATAAAAAATGCCTGATGAATCAATTCTTGCCAATTGAAATACTCATTTTTCTCAATATGAGGTAATAAATCCTTGATATACAATACCCCTTCTATTTTATCAATAGTTTCTTTATAAACTGGCACACGAGAGTAGCCCGATTTATTGATTTTGTCCATCAACTCATGAAAGTCTAAAGTAATATCAAAAGCCGTTACATCACGTCGAGGACGCATGACACTTTTGGCCGAAGTACTACCAAAGTTGACAATTCCTTTCAATATATCTTTTTCCTGAGCCGACGTCCCTTGTCCTGTCGTAATTTCGAGGGCGTGGTTCAGTTCATCGGCTGTAATGGTATAGCCTTTTCGTTCTACCCTTTTTTCGATAATATTACTAATACCCAATAATAACGAAGAAAGAGGCTTAAAAACAAAAGTAGCAATATCAATAAGAGGAGCTGTCAATTTGGCAA
The DNA window shown above is from Flectobacillus major DSM 103 and carries:
- a CDS encoding DUF192 domain-containing protein, with the translated sequence MKKIVILLFVGLLLFGSMIPKLINIFRKDDEVSTISNNPTNAVPNEPLFVKEGELVFLKNNKQLTIEVADNEAETTQGLMYRKSMPDSCGMLFVFPDSQERSFWMKNTYIPLDILYLDSQKQILTIQANRTPFSEEAIPSLKEAQYVLEVNAGYCQRNGIQQGDKVDFKIQ
- the gldE gene encoding gliding motility-associated protein GldE, with the translated sequence METRLSDDYHPIRVLLAQVESTSSYSVYGIDALILVALLGLSALLAGSEVAFFSLSAEERVACRESDSSSERTIAKLLDKPQQLLATLLIFINLVNITFVTISTFLTEQILGEKEKEGLVATLILLVGVTFIITFFGELIPKVWAQQNNLRFAKLTAPLIDIATFVFKPLSSLLLGISNIIEKRVERKGYTITADELNHALEITTGQGTSAQEKDILKGIVNFGSTSAKSVMRPRRDVTAFDITLDFHELMDKINKSGYSRVPVYKETIDKIEGVLYIKDLLPHIEKNEYFNWQELIHQAFFIPESKKIDDLLYDFQEKRVHMAVVVNEYGETEGIITMEDIIEEIVGDINDEYDEEEVGYKLLEDGSFEFEGKVTLNDVCRALSIDNDFFDKAKGESESLAGLLIELFTRLPHAGEEIDFDKFRFRIASVDTRRIKRVKVTIRTEETDETSRELT